A segment of the Gemmatimonadaceae bacterium genome:
CCAGCGCTCGGGGTCCTCGCCCAACCTTCCGGCGTAGGCGCGCATCGCGGCCTCGACGGCAAGCATGTGTTTACGAAGCGATTCGCTCGCCGTGTACTCATGCATCAGGGCGAGCGCGGATTCACGGGTGGGAAGATCGGACATGTCGGCTGGTCAATTCGGGGTTGGTAACCTCCCGTAATATTGACGGTTGGGACCCCGAAGGGATAGCCGAATGCAAAACCCGCAGCCCGGGTGCTACGCGCGCCGGGCCGGAATCCGCCGGATGCCGGCCCGGCGGATGCAGCCGATGCGGGGCTCCCCAACGCCGGAGCGGCCCCGCAGAGGCGGCCTACTGGGTGGCTGCCGCGGCCGGCTTCTCGTTGGCAAAGTGGCGGTTGGTGAGCCGCACGATGCCGTAGAGGATGGCGAAGATGCAGACGGCGCCGATGATGAGGCCCATGAAGCCGGCCTTCATGTCGCCCGTGTGCGACTGGGGTGCGTTGTGCGAGTCGGTCATGAATGCTCCTAGGCGGGCGGGGCGGCGCTACGCGACGCGGACCGTGTTCATCACGTCATTCTTGCGGATCTTCTGCATCGCGTCCAGGCCCTTGGTGATGCGGCCGAAGACGGTGTGGACGCCGTTCAGGTGGCGCGTGTTGGATTCGCTGAGCACCATGAAGAACTGGCTGCCGCCGGTATCCTTGCCGGCGTGGGCCATCGAGAGAGCGCCCACGACGTGCTTGTTGGGGTTGCCGGCGGTCTCGCACTTGATCTTGTACCCCGGTCCACCGGTTCCGATGCGCGGATCGCCGTCGGGAAGATCGCGCGACAACGGGTCGCCGCCCTGGACCACGAAGTCGGGGATCACGCGGTGGAACTTCACGCCGTCGTAGAACCCCGCGTTGGCCAGCTTCTCGAAGTTCTCCACGGTCTTGGGCGCGTCCTTCTCGAACAGCTCGGCGACGATGGTGCCGACGTTGGTTTCGAACGTTGCAGTCTTGCTCACGGGAGGAGAGGCAGAGGGAAAGGGGGAGTCGCGACAGGAAACCTAGGCGTTTCGGCCGGACTCGACAGGGGCGGCGCGCCCTTTTTTGCGGCGGTTCACGGCGCGGCGCTCGGACAGAGGTCGGCGAGCACGCACTCGGCGCAGCGGGGCTTGCGCGCATCGCACACGCGACGGCCATGCTCGATGAGGAGGTGGGAGAGGATGGTCCACCGCTCGCGAGGGAACAGCGGGAGCAGGCTCTGCTCGATCCGTTCCGGCGTCTTGGCCCCCGTGAGCCCCAGCCGGTGGCTGAGCCTGGTGACATGCGTGTCCACCACGATGCCTTCGTTCCTGGAGAACGCGTTTCCCAGAACGACGTTGGCCGTCTTGCGTCCCACGCCGGGCAGGTGGGTGAGCGCGTCCATCGAGTCGGGCACCGATCCGCCGTGCTGCTCGGTGACGGCCACCGCCATGCCGATGAGGCTCTTGGCCTTGTTCCGGAAGAAGCCGGTGCTCCTGATGAGCGCCTCGACGTCGTCCTGCCGCGCCTTGGCCAGGGCGCGCGGCGTGGGATATTTCTTGAACAGTGCCGGCGTGACCATGTTGACGCGCTTGTCGGTGCACTGCGCGCTGAGGATGGTGGCCACGAGCAACTGGTAGGCGTTGCGGAAGTCGAGCGCGCAGTGCGCGTCGGGATACGCGGCCAGCAGCCGGTCGAGAATTTGCGCGGCGTGCCGGCGGAGGGCGGGACCCTTCAGTGCGGCGCGACGGGTTCGGGGCTTAGGACTCGACACCGGCGTGCTGCTTCAGCCGGTCCACGCACTCGTGGAGCTGCTTCTGCGTGAGCTCGATTTCCTGATTGGCGCCCTCCTCGTCGAGGAGACCGGCGCGCATGGAGATGGCCACCTGATTCAGGTACCGGATCTTGGTGAGGATCTCGTCGGTGGCCTTGCGCAGCTGCATGAAGCGTCGCTTCTCGGCGAGCGCGCGGCGGTAGCGCAGCGTGAGTTCGGTGTGACTCAGGCGCTTGGCGAGCGTGATGACCTCGTCGTGCGAGCGGCCGGGGAGCGCGGCGCGGTCGGGGATGCCCGAGTCCTCCCATCCGTCGTCGGCGAACCAGAGGCGACCGACGTACTCGATGCCATCGAACGCGATGCGACAGGACACGTGCAGCTTGTGCCCGTCGGGTTCGATGGTGGCGATGTACGGCTGAATGACGCTGTCGGTCAGGGACATGGGTCGGGCGCCGGTAGCAATCGGGGGAGGGCCGCGATCATTCAAGAAATCTATCGATAGCCGCAAACAGAGCCGCGGGTTGTTCCACATACGGCACGTGGCCGCACGCGTCCAACGTTACCAGTTCGGCCCCCAGGGCGCGCGCGCAGGCCTCGGAGGAGGCTAGCGGGATCGGGTCCTGCAGACCATGGATCACCAGCGCCGGGCAGCGGATCGAGGCCAGCCGCCCATCGCCCACCAAGTCGTAATCTCCAAGACTTTCCCATACCGCCTGCTGAACACGTCCCACCACCCGGAACATCGTGAGGTCGTGCGCCGCCCGCGGATCGGCGAAATAGCCGGCTACGCTGAGTTCGAACGCCCGCTGGCGGTATCGGTCGGGACTCCGCTCCCGCAGCCCCGAGGCGGCCAGTTCGTCGCGCATGGCCTGCACCGCCGGTGCCGCCTGCCGCCGAGCAAATTCCGCCTCGAACACCTCCCGAAATTGCCGCGACATCGGGGCCGGGTCAATGAGGACAATCCGGGCCGGAGCGCGGAGCAGGGGATTGGCCGCTGCCTCCGCCGCATACAGGAGCGCCAGCAGGCCGCCCCACGAATAGCCGACGAGGGTGAGCGGCGCCACGGCGAGCTCGTCCACGACGAGACCCAGATCGGCCACGTGGTCGCGCCAGGTGACCGGAGCGCGGCCGTCGCCCCGCGACCGTCCGCCGCCGCGCTGATCGTAGAACACCAGCTCCCGCGTACGGGCCAGCTCCAGCATCTGCGGCAGCAGGTAGCCGTGATCCGCGCCCGGTCCCCCATGCAATACCAGCAGCCGGTGGCCGAGGGGCGGGCCGTACGCCGCCCAGTAGAGCGGAACGAGCGTGGAGGTGGTGAATCCCGTTGCGCGCGGAGCGAAGGGGCGCGGGGGCGTGTCCGTCATGTGGTGCGACTGTTGGAGGTGCTGGCCAGAAGGGAAGCAAAGGGGCCGGACGCACGCGCGTCCGGCCCCTTTCAAACGTATCGCTCCGCGGACTCAGTTACAGACCGGCTCGCCTTCGCCCGCCGTGGTCACGAGCGGGTTGGCCGTATTCACCGCGATCGCGCAGGTGTGGCCGGCCAGCTGGCTGTGCGTGACCGTGGCCGACCAGTAGCCGGCGCCCACCACGACGGCCGGCGTGTTCACGCCCGTGGACTGCTTGAAGTTGATGGCGCTCAGGTCGGTGGAGTACTTGGACGAATCCGAGAAGAAGGCCTCTTCCGCGGTCACCATGTTGCGGAGGTCCGACTTCATGGCCGTGACGTACGCCTTGGACTTGGTGTTGGCGAACTTGGGGATCGCGATCGCGGCCAGAATGCCGATGATCACGACGACGATCAGGAGCTCGATGAGCGTGAAGCCCTTGCGATTCTGCAACATGTGGGGGGTCTCCGAAAAAGGGGGGATACGTGCCGAGGGGAGCGGCCCGTCGTTGTGCGGTTGACTATGTGGCAATAGTGATGCCATGCCGGCAATGTGGCATAACTCCATGTAACATAATGTGTTATGGGAGTGTGCGCCGGATCACACGGGCCCCGCAGGACCGCGATACGCGATGAAAGCGGTACGTTGCCAGAGCGGGCGACGCGGTCAGTTACACACCGGCTCGCCCTCGCCCGCCGTGGTCTGGATCGGGTTGGCGGTGTTGACCGCCACGCCGCACGTGTGGCCCGTCAGCTTGCTGTGGGTGACGGTGGCCGACCAATAGCCGGCGCCGGTGACGACGCTGGGTGCGTTGACGCCGCTGGATTGCCGAAAGGCGATGACCGAGAGATCGGTGGAGTATCTCGAAGAGTCGGCAAACCAACCCGCCTCGGCGGTGACCAGATTGCGAAGGTCCGACTTCATTGCCGTCAGATACGCTTTGGACTTGCTGGTGCCGAATCGCTGGATCGCAATTGCTGCGAGGACCCCGACGATCATGATGACGACGAGGATCTCGACGAGGGTGAATGCCTTACGCCCGATGTGCATGGGTGCGCCTTCCGGAACGGAATGAGAGTGCCCGAGATCCGTGAACACAGCTACAGACCCGCGCGGCCGTCAGCCTCCGCGCTTGCCGAGCGTCACGGAGAGTGTCAGACGCGCCCCGTCGCGGATCACGACCACCGGCACCACGTCGCCCGGTTTGTGCGCGAAGAGGGCGTTGGAGTAGCTCTCCAGATCGGTGACCGCCATGCCCCCGAATTCGACGACGACGTCGCCGGCCTTGAGGCCGGCGCGGTCGGCGGGGCTGCCGGCCGTGATCCCGGTGAGGCGCTCGCCCTTGATGTCGCCCGCCGCCATGTCCGGAATGGAACCGAAGTAGACGTCGGATCCGGTGCTCGACGCGGTGACCGGCTTGGCGGGGACACGGAAGAAGGTGACGCGCGCCGGCCGATTGGCGACCTCGCGTATCACGCGCTCCGCCACGGCCACGACCTTCGCTTCGCCGGCGGCATTGATCTTGTCCACGTCATCGGTGGCGCGGTGATAGTCCTCGTGCAGGTCGGTGAAGAAGTGCAGCACCGGCACGTTCTTGGCGTAGAACGAGGATTGGTCGGACGGGCCGAATCCGTCGCCCTGCCCGAAGATCTTCACGAGTCCGCCGTTGGCGCTGTCGAGCAGGGCGGGGAATTCGGTGGCGGTGGCCACGCCGTACACGATGAGCCGGTCGTTCCTGAGGCGGCCCACCATGTCGAAGTTGATCATCGCGTCCATGCTGTCGATGGCCACGGGGCTGTGGTCCACGAAGTACGCCGAGCCGAGCAACCCTTCTTCCTCGGCGCTGAAGTTGACGAACATCAGCGAGCGTCTGGTGGGCGAGGCGCGGAAGATGCGGGCCAACTCCATCACGGCGGCGGTGCCGGACGCGTTGTCGTCGGCGCCGTTGCGGATGGCGTCCCTGGCCTCGGGGTCGAGCGCGCCTTCGGTGGAGCGCCCCAGGTGGTCGAAGTGGCCGCCGATCACGACGTATTGATTGCGCAGCGCCGGGTCGGTCCCGGCGAGCATGGCGACGACGTTCTGCGTGGGCAGCACCTCGGGCGGTCCGGAGTGGGCGCCCGTGGCGGGGCGTGCGACGAACGGCTGCAGATACGAGGTGGGCGTCATCGCGGTGAGGCCCAGGCTCTGGTAACGGCGGGCGATGTAGGCCGCGGCGCTATCGTTGCCCGGCGTGCCGGCGCGGCGCCCTTCCAGGCGGTCGCTGGCGAGATACGCGATGTCGGCGCGGATGCGAGTGGAGTCGGGGCTGGGAACGGCGGCGGGCGCCGGGGCGAGTTGCGCCCGCTGACACGCGGCGAGGGCGCACGCGGCGGCGAAAGTCCAGATTCGAAGCGTCATGGCGGTGTTGGTAGGGGGATGCGGCGAAGTCTAGCCGTGGGGCAAACCGTGAGCCAGCGCACACCGCGCGGGATGCTGGCGTGGCGGAGCCGGTGCGGCCTAATTTCAGTGGTCCCAACCAGCCCGACGCCGGGCGGACCACCGCTCCATGGAATACTCGGCCACATTCGCGCGTCTCTTCTCACGTCTCGTCTCGCTGCTCGTGTACGACGCGGAGAACGTGGACGAGCAGAAGATGGCGTTGCGCGCCGTGGTAGCCGTGGCCAAGCAGGGGCCGATGCGGATGGCCGTCCGCGACGGGATGCTCTACGCCGACGATGAGCTGATGCCCGGGGTGCTGCCCGGGGTGCGCGAGGTGGCCGATCGGATGACGACCGGCGGTCTGCGCGAGATCCTGTTCGACAACGAATGCGCGGCAGCCGATGTGCTGGGAGTGGCGCGCTTGCTTGGCGGGCCGCCGCGCGACCGTGCGGACCTGGTCTCGGCGTTCGACGCGCTGGCCACGAAGACGATCCGCGCCATGCCGGCGCCGCCCGTCGCGGGAGCCCGGGAAGCGCCGGCCGCCTCGGTGGTGGCGGAGGCGCCGCGGCCGGAGCCGGAGCCGCCGCCGGTCATCGAGGCCGCGCCCGAGGAGGCGCCCGGTGTGCCGGGCCTGGTGGCTCAGGACAGCAGCGCGATGTTCTACCAGTTCTCGTCGATCGGCACCGTGAAGGATTCGCCGGAGGCATTGCTGGCGCGGTTGCAGGCGACGACGAATTCGGCGGAGACGGTGCGCTTGCTGGACGACGTGGTCACGCTCGCCGAGACGGCGGCCCGCGAGGGGAAGGCGGAGGCGGTGGGAACGTTGCTGTACGGGGTGGTCACGCGGGAGAGCGAGGTCGCCGACGGCGAGGTGAAGCGCACCTACGTGATGGCGCTGCGCCGGATGTCCAAGCCGTTGCTGCTGCGGGTGGTGGCGACGCTGCTGCCGCGCGTGCCGGATCGCACCGAGGACTTTGTGGCGGTGCTGGTGCGGATGGGGCAGGATGGGGCGGAGGCCTTGATCGACCAGCTCACCCAGGCACAGACGGCAGACGATCGGCAGGTGATGTTCGACGTCCTGCAGCGGCTGGACGCGGCGGTGCCCGTGCTGGTGCACATGCTGGGAGATGCGCGGTGGTTCGTGGCGCGCAACGCGGCCGATCTGCTGGCCGAGATGAAGGCCGTGGGCGCGGAGAGTGCGCTGGTGGCGCAGCTCCACCATGCGGACGACCGGGTGCGCCGGTCGGCGACCAACGCCCTGATGCAGCTGGGCACGGAGAGCGCGCGGCAGGCGGTGCGGTTGGCGGTGCGGGACGCGGCGCCGCAGGTGCGGATGCAGGCGGCGTTCGCGATCGCGGCGCATCGCGATCCGCAGACGGCGACGACGCTGATCACGGCGATCGACGCCGAACAGGACAGCGACGTGCAGTTGGCGATGTTGTTGGCGCTGGGGCGCGTGGGAACGGCGGAAGCGGTGGAGCGGCTGGTCCGGGCTGCCGAGCCGGAGCGTGGGTTCTTCAAGAAGAAGTCCACGGCGTTCCGCGTGGCGGCGGTTCAGGCGTTGGCCGAGGCGAAGTCGCCGGGGGCGCAGGCGGCGCTCAAAGCGCTGGCGTCCGACAAGGAGAAGGAAGTCCGCGACACCGTGGCGCGCCTGTCGCAGTCGGGCAGGCGCGCCTGAGCGCGCGCGTCAGCGGGCCGTGAAGTCGGTACGGGCGTCCACGCCGCGGCAGGCTTCGGCGATCAACGCGGCCGTGTGGTCGACGTCGACGAGGCTCACCATCTCGTTGGGCGAGTGCATGTAGCGGTTGGGAATCGAGACGAGCGCGGTGGCCACGCCATCGCGGGCCAGGTGGATGGCGTCGGCGTTGGTGGAGGTGGTGCGCCCTTCGGCGTGGACGGTGTACGGAATGCCGGCCGACTTGGCGGCGTCGCGCAGGAGTTCGAACACCACCGGCGAGATGAGCGAGCCGCGCACGAGCACGGGGCCGCTGCCGAGTTTGTGGTCCCCGATCTCCTTCTTCTCGAGTCCCGGGTGGTCGGTGGCGAAGGTGACGTCGACCGCGATCGCCATCTGCGGCTTGACGGTATTGGCGCAGACGAGCGCGCCGCCGCCGTGCCAGGCGATCTCTTCCTGCGTCGTGGCGCAGGCCACGACGCGCGCCTTGCCGGGTCGCTCCTTGTAGCGGCGCAGGGCTTCGAGCACGGTGAAGGCGCCGATGCGGTCGTCGATCGAGCGCGACACGACGCGATCGTTGGGGAAGTCGAGGGTGTGCGAGTCGATGACGCCGGCGTCGCCGACGGCGATACGGGCTTCGGCTTCGGCCCGATTCCTGGCGCCGATGTCCACCCAGAAGTCGGTGAGCTTCGAGGCCTTGTCGCGATCGGCGGGCTTCATGAGGTGGATGGGCTTCTTGCCGATCACCCCGATCACGTCCCCGCCGGCGGCGAGGAATCGGATGCGCTGGCCGGCGAGCACTTCGGGATCCCATCCGCCGATCGGCGAGATGTACAGGTAGCCGTCGTCGTCGATGTACTGGACGATGAGGCCGATCTCGTCGATGTGGCCGTCGAGCATGATCGTGGGCGATCCGTCGGGGTTGACCTCGGCGATGCTGTTGCCGGCGACGTCGCTGCGCACGATATCGGCGAAGGTCTGCGCTTCGGCCCGCCAGGCGCGGGCCGCGGCGGTCTCGTAGCCCGACGGCCCGGGCGAGTCGAGCAGTCGCTTGAGAAAGGTGAGCGATGAGGAGGTGAGCATGACGGATCCGACCGGGGTAGACCAGAAGACTTATCGGGTGCGCGAATTGTAGCCCCGGGGCAGGGAGGGCCGCCAGTCGCGGAATGGTGCGACCCGGGTGTAGGTTGGGGGCACCTCGCGCAGCCGCGGAGACGGCTCCCCCCGCATACGTTCACTCCCACCCGACGGGCCATGCGTTCGAACTTCGCTGCAGTCATGCTCACGCTCGCGGTCACGGCGTCCTCCGCCGCGGCCCAGAACCCGCCGGCCGCGAAGGCGGCCGCCCCCGTGGCCACCAGCATCGCCGCCAGGACGGCGGGATTCCAGAAGCACGACGGCTTCATCCCGTTGTACCTGAACGAGGAGACCGGGAAGATCCTGCTCGAGATTCCGCAGGATTCCTTCCCGGCGCTGATGTACGTGGCCCAGACCACGGGTCTCGGCTCCAACCCGATCGGCATCGACCGAGGCGCGGGGGGCGAGACCCAGATCGTCCACTTCAACCGCGTCGGCGACCACGTGTTCGTGGTGTTCGAGAACACGCGCTTTCGCGGCGCGGCCGACAATCCCGACCACGAGCGGACGGTGGCCGAGGCATTCCCGACGAGCAC
Coding sequences within it:
- a CDS encoding peptidylprolyl isomerase, yielding MSKTATFETNVGTIVAELFEKDAPKTVENFEKLANAGFYDGVKFHRVIPDFVVQGGDPLSRDLPDGDPRIGTGGPGYKIKCETAGNPNKHVVGALSMAHAGKDTGGSQFFMVLSESNTRHLNGVHTVFGRITKGLDAMQKIRKNDVMNTVRVA
- the nth gene encoding endonuclease III is translated as MSSPKPRTRRAALKGPALRRHAAQILDRLLAAYPDAHCALDFRNAYQLLVATILSAQCTDKRVNMVTPALFKKYPTPRALAKARQDDVEALIRSTGFFRNKAKSLIGMAVAVTEQHGGSVPDSMDALTHLPGVGRKTANVVLGNAFSRNEGIVVDTHVTRLSHRLGLTGAKTPERIEQSLLPLFPRERWTILSHLLIEHGRRVCDARKPRCAECVLADLCPSAAP
- a CDS encoding alpha/beta hydrolase, with product MTDTPPRPFAPRATGFTTSTLVPLYWAAYGPPLGHRLLVLHGGPGADHGYLLPQMLELARTRELVFYDQRGGGRSRGDGRAPVTWRDHVADLGLVVDELAVAPLTLVGYSWGGLLALLYAAEAAANPLLRAPARIVLIDPAPMSRQFREVFEAEFARRQAAPAVQAMRDELAASGLRERSPDRYRQRAFELSVAGYFADPRAAHDLTMFRVVGRVQQAVWESLGDYDLVGDGRLASIRCPALVIHGLQDPIPLASSEACARALGAELVTLDACGHVPYVEQPAALFAAIDRFLE
- a CDS encoding prepilin-type N-terminal cleavage/methylation domain-containing protein is translated as MLQNRKGFTLIELLIVVVIIGILAAIAIPKFANTKSKAYVTAMKSDLRNMVTAEEAFFSDSSKYSTDLSAINFKQSTGVNTPAVVVGAGYWSATVTHSQLAGHTCAIAVNTANPLVTTAGEGEPVCN
- a CDS encoding type II secretion system protein; the protein is MHIGRKAFTLVEILVVIMIVGVLAAIAIQRFGTSKSKAYLTAMKSDLRNLVTAEAGWFADSSRYSTDLSVIAFRQSSGVNAPSVVTGAGYWSATVTHSKLTGHTCGVAVNTANPIQTTAGEGEPVCN
- a CDS encoding M28 family peptidase, whose product is MTLRIWTFAAACALAACQRAQLAPAPAAVPSPDSTRIRADIAYLASDRLEGRRAGTPGNDSAAAYIARRYQSLGLTAMTPTSYLQPFVARPATGAHSGPPEVLPTQNVVAMLAGTDPALRNQYVVIGGHFDHLGRSTEGALDPEARDAIRNGADDNASGTAAVMELARIFRASPTRRSLMFVNFSAEEEGLLGSAYFVDHSPVAIDSMDAMINFDMVGRLRNDRLIVYGVATATEFPALLDSANGGLVKIFGQGDGFGPSDQSSFYAKNVPVLHFFTDLHEDYHRATDDVDKINAAGEAKVVAVAERVIREVANRPARVTFFRVPAKPVTASSTGSDVYFGSIPDMAAGDIKGERLTGITAGSPADRAGLKAGDVVVEFGGMAVTDLESYSNALFAHKPGDVVPVVVIRDGARLTLSVTLGKRGG
- a CDS encoding HEAT repeat domain-containing protein, encoding MEYSATFARLFSRLVSLLVYDAENVDEQKMALRAVVAVAKQGPMRMAVRDGMLYADDELMPGVLPGVREVADRMTTGGLREILFDNECAAADVLGVARLLGGPPRDRADLVSAFDALATKTIRAMPAPPVAGAREAPAASVVAEAPRPEPEPPPVIEAAPEEAPGVPGLVAQDSSAMFYQFSSIGTVKDSPEALLARLQATTNSAETVRLLDDVVTLAETAAREGKAEAVGTLLYGVVTRESEVADGEVKRTYVMALRRMSKPLLLRVVATLLPRVPDRTEDFVAVLVRMGQDGAEALIDQLTQAQTADDRQVMFDVLQRLDAAVPVLVHMLGDARWFVARNAADLLAEMKAVGAESALVAQLHHADDRVRRSATNALMQLGTESARQAVRLAVRDAAPQVRMQAAFAIAAHRDPQTATTLITAIDAEQDSDVQLAMLLALGRVGTAEAVERLVRAAEPERGFFKKKSTAFRVAAVQALAEAKSPGAQAALKALASDKEKEVRDTVARLSQSGRRA
- a CDS encoding M20/M25/M40 family metallo-hydrolase yields the protein MLTSSSLTFLKRLLDSPGPSGYETAAARAWRAEAQTFADIVRSDVAGNSIAEVNPDGSPTIMLDGHIDEIGLIVQYIDDDGYLYISPIGGWDPEVLAGQRIRFLAAGGDVIGVIGKKPIHLMKPADRDKASKLTDFWVDIGARNRAEAEARIAVGDAGVIDSHTLDFPNDRVVSRSIDDRIGAFTVLEALRRYKERPGKARVVACATTQEEIAWHGGGALVCANTVKPQMAIAVDVTFATDHPGLEKKEIGDHKLGSGPVLVRGSLISPVVFELLRDAAKSAGIPYTVHAEGRTTSTNADAIHLARDGVATALVSIPNRYMHSPNEMVSLVDVDHTAALIAEACRGVDARTDFTAR